Proteins found in one Saccharopolyspora phatthalungensis genomic segment:
- a CDS encoding SDR family oxidoreductase: MSQVVVVTGASAGVGRAVARAYGKRGARVALVARGRTGLDAAAREVRDAGGMPLVVPADVSDDEQVAAAAARVESELGPIDVWVNAAFATVFMPFEEISPEEYRRVTEVTYLGCVHGTMAALRHMRPRDRGVIVHVGSALAYRGIPLQSAYCGAKHAIQGFHESLRCELLHERSGIRTTMVQLPAVNTPQFSWVRSRLPHHPQPMPPIYQPEIVADAVLHAADHPQRREYWVGGSTVATLIANALVPGLLERYLARNGYAAQQNADVDDPARADNLWEPADGTDGRDYGARGVFGRAHERSPQMWASHHHNALALAAAGMTAVGLGVLRRRTPRARRAR; the protein is encoded by the coding sequence ATGTCGCAGGTCGTCGTGGTGACCGGGGCGAGCGCAGGTGTCGGTCGCGCGGTTGCCCGCGCTTACGGCAAGCGCGGGGCGCGGGTGGCACTCGTGGCCCGCGGGCGAACCGGGCTCGACGCCGCCGCGCGGGAGGTTCGCGACGCCGGCGGGATGCCACTGGTGGTCCCGGCCGACGTCTCCGACGACGAGCAGGTCGCGGCGGCGGCCGCGCGTGTGGAGAGCGAACTGGGGCCCATTGATGTCTGGGTCAACGCCGCATTCGCTACGGTTTTCATGCCGTTCGAGGAGATCAGCCCCGAGGAGTACCGGCGCGTCACCGAGGTCACCTACCTCGGGTGCGTGCACGGGACAATGGCCGCGCTGCGCCACATGCGCCCGCGTGATCGGGGCGTGATCGTGCACGTCGGCTCCGCCCTGGCATACCGGGGAATTCCGCTGCAATCGGCATATTGCGGGGCCAAGCACGCGATCCAAGGGTTCCACGAGTCCCTGCGCTGCGAACTGCTGCATGAGCGCAGCGGCATCCGGACCACCATGGTGCAGCTGCCCGCGGTGAACACACCACAGTTCTCGTGGGTGCGCTCCCGGCTGCCGCACCACCCCCAACCGATGCCGCCGATCTACCAACCCGAGATCGTCGCCGATGCGGTGCTCCACGCCGCCGACCACCCGCAGCGCCGCGAATACTGGGTCGGCGGCAGCACCGTAGCCACCCTGATCGCCAACGCCCTGGTTCCCGGGCTGCTGGAGCGCTACCTCGCCCGCAACGGGTACGCCGCGCAGCAGAACGCCGATGTCGACGATCCCGCCCGAGCGGATAACCTGTGGGAGCCTGCGGACGGAACGGACGGTCGGGACTACGGCGCTCGCGGAGTCTTCGGCCGGGCGCACGAGCGCAGCCCGCAGATGTGGGCGTCCCACCACCACAACGCACTCGCCCTCGCCGCGGCAGGGATGACCGCCGTGGGCTTGGGCGTGCTGCGCCGCCGGACCCCACGAGCGCGGAGGGCCCGGTGA
- a CDS encoding DUF3159 domain-containing protein, which produces MPEHGRNSGETPHAAELAPKPTLLDQMGGPSGLVYTGLPVVVFVVANSVFGLQGGIWSAIGIAVAITVLRLVRKEPIRPAVSGLIGVGVAAFIAYQTGSAKGFFLVGIWASLLIGSVLLVSVLVRWPLVGVAVNLFGDKGNAWRRDRPSRHDYDIATLALVSVFAARFVVQQWLYNEDNTGWLAFAKIAMGYPLLGLALLVVVWAARRSTKRLKALD; this is translated from the coding sequence ATGCCAGAACACGGCCGCAACAGCGGCGAGACACCCCATGCCGCCGAGTTGGCCCCGAAGCCGACGCTGCTCGACCAGATGGGCGGCCCGTCCGGGCTGGTGTACACCGGACTGCCGGTCGTGGTCTTCGTCGTGGCCAACAGCGTGTTCGGACTGCAGGGCGGTATCTGGAGCGCCATCGGTATCGCGGTGGCGATCACCGTGCTGCGGCTGGTGCGCAAGGAGCCAATCCGACCGGCCGTCTCCGGCCTGATCGGCGTCGGGGTCGCCGCGTTCATCGCCTACCAGACCGGATCGGCCAAGGGGTTCTTCCTCGTGGGTATCTGGGCGAGCCTCCTGATCGGAAGTGTCCTGCTCGTGTCGGTCCTCGTGCGGTGGCCGCTGGTCGGGGTCGCGGTGAACCTGTTCGGGGACAAGGGGAACGCGTGGCGCAGGGACCGGCCATCGCGGCACGACTATGACATCGCCACCCTCGCGCTGGTGAGCGTCTTCGCGGCCAGGTTCGTCGTGCAGCAGTGGCTCTACAACGAGGACAACACCGGCTGGCTGGCGTTCGCGAAGATCGCGATGGGCTACCCGCTCCTCGGTCTGGCGCTGCTGGTGGTCGTCTGGGCGGCCCGGCGCTCGACCAAGCGACTCAAGGCACTCGACTGA
- a CDS encoding WbqC family protein, with product MSLHRKENHPPKVLVAHQPSYLPWQGYFARLFDVDQLVLLDHVQFAERGVQHRTWIRGHTGGRQRLSVPVRRTGRYPQPIRDVAIADPRWAHRHWRTLSQIYRRAKYFDTYAEDLHAIYHQPWTTLTAVNTTLIKLVSRALGLDIQLIPSSSLDPTGTKTAMLVDLCRRTGATVLRVGTGAPHYLDTRLLTQAGIAIEVATYTHHPYPQGRGPFVPNLAALDPVLHHGPHAREILAAGASTRTWTPHEHDSRPAVTGSRARPQARQTHSLMPLLTDRRRLKQAARGCMRTTSSPGADGMTWRNYRAGLDARLAKLAAHLHDGSWTPSPLRQVTWSLDDKDLAIVIPTVEDRIVHRALRQCAEPILEAHAYPDWLFGWRPGRSRAHALAYAQRHGITSPCWVADIDVTRATAGSTVDQTMRWLADWIHDGSFLRIVRRVLNGLPSPLAPGSGLSPLLTNL from the coding sequence ATGTCGTTACACCGCAAGGAAAACCACCCACCCAAGGTACTTGTCGCGCACCAGCCGTCATATCTACCGTGGCAGGGCTACTTCGCCCGACTGTTCGACGTAGACCAGCTCGTGTTGCTCGACCACGTCCAGTTCGCCGAACGAGGCGTCCAGCATCGCACCTGGATCCGTGGCCACACCGGCGGACGGCAACGACTCAGCGTTCCTGTCCGCCGCACAGGCCGATATCCGCAACCGATCCGGGACGTGGCCATCGCCGACCCGCGCTGGGCCCACCGCCACTGGCGCACCCTGAGCCAGATCTACCGGCGCGCCAAGTACTTCGACACCTACGCCGAGGACCTCCACGCGATCTACCACCAGCCGTGGACAACGCTGACCGCGGTGAACACCACCCTCATCAAACTGGTGTCCCGCGCACTGGGACTGGACATCCAACTCATCCCCTCCAGCAGTCTTGATCCCACAGGCACCAAGACCGCGATGCTCGTCGATCTGTGCCGCCGCACCGGCGCGACGGTGCTGCGTGTGGGCACCGGAGCACCGCACTACCTCGACACGAGGCTGCTGACCCAGGCAGGCATCGCAATCGAAGTCGCCACCTACACTCACCACCCCTACCCGCAAGGGCGCGGCCCATTCGTCCCCAACCTGGCGGCGCTGGACCCGGTGCTGCACCACGGGCCACATGCCCGAGAGATCCTGGCCGCAGGCGCATCGACCCGCACCTGGACGCCGCATGAGCACGACAGCCGACCCGCAGTAACCGGATCTCGCGCGCGTCCGCAGGCGCGGCAGACACACTCACTGATGCCGCTGCTCACCGATCGGCGCCGACTCAAGCAGGCCGCACGCGGATGCATGCGCACGACCTCCAGCCCCGGCGCCGATGGCATGACCTGGCGCAACTACCGGGCCGGGCTAGACGCACGGCTTGCGAAATTGGCGGCACACCTGCACGACGGCTCCTGGACTCCCAGCCCACTCCGGCAAGTCACCTGGAGCCTCGATGACAAAGACCTGGCGATCGTCATTCCAACGGTCGAGGACCGCATCGTGCACCGAGCGCTACGCCAGTGCGCGGAACCGATACTCGAAGCCCACGCGTATCCGGACTGGCTGTTCGGCTGGCGGCCCGGCCGCAGCCGCGCCCACGCCCTCGCCTACGCCCAGCGCCACGGAATCACCAGCCCCTGCTGGGTAGCCGACATCGACGTCACCCGCGCGACCGCAGGCAGCACCGTCGACCAAACCATGCGCTGGCTGGCGGACTGGATCCATGACGGGAGCTTCCTACGCATCGTGCGACGAGTCCTCAACGGGCTCCCATCCCCGCTCGCACCGGGCAGCGGGCTATCCCCGCTGCTGACCAACCTATGA
- a CDS encoding zinc-binding dehydrogenase: MKAKPSRVFDFEDVREAYRVMEAGEAKGKMVVVHA, from the coding sequence TTGAAGGCGAAGCCCTCGCGCGTGTTCGACTTCGAGGACGTGCGCGAAGCGTATCGCGTGATGGAGGCTGGCGAGGCCAAAGGCAAGATGGTTGTCGTCCATGCTTGA
- a CDS encoding alpha/beta hydrolase family protein, with protein MSSGGGSYGGYATLVGVAFTPDVFAAAIDYVGISNLANFMRTLPPFVQPQIVNNWHLYVGDPDDPEQEADMLARSPISRVDQIRTPLMVLQGANDVRVVQAESDNIVDALRARGVEVEYTVFDDEGHMFANPENLIAMFHAAERFLGRHLGGRPDNR; from the coding sequence ATGAGCTCGGGTGGCGGCTCCTACGGCGGCTACGCCACGCTGGTCGGCGTCGCTTTCACCCCGGACGTCTTCGCCGCCGCCATCGACTACGTCGGCATTTCCAACCTCGCGAACTTCATGCGAACCCTTCCCCCTTTCGTGCAGCCCCAGATAGTCAACAATTGGCACTTGTACGTCGGTGACCCCGACGACCCGGAGCAAGAGGCCGACATGCTGGCCCGTTCGCCGATCAGCCGGGTGGACCAGATCCGCACACCGCTGATGGTGCTCCAGGGCGCCAACGATGTCCGCGTCGTGCAGGCTGAGTCCGACAACATCGTCGACGCGCTGCGCGCCCGCGGCGTGGAAGTCGAGTACACGGTCTTCGACGACGAAGGCCACATGTTCGCGAACCCGGAGAACCTGATCGCCATGTTCCACGCGGCCGAGCGTTTCCTCGGCCGACACCTGGGCGGTCGGCCCGACAACCGGTGA
- a CDS encoding mycothiol transferase — translation MCSHKRVRVWEEECARSRATVDAVGSLDTTVLWRDEVFSLRYIVTHMIEEYARHNGHADLLRESIDGTVGE, via the coding sequence ATCTGCTCCCACAAGCGGGTCAGGGTCTGGGAGGAGGAGTGCGCGCGGTCGCGAGCCACGGTGGACGCTGTGGGTTCGCTTGATACCACGGTGCTGTGGCGAGACGAGGTCTTCTCGCTCCGCTACATCGTCACCCACATGATCGAGGAGTATGCGCGCCACAACGGTCATGCCGATCTGCTTCGCGAGAGTATCGACGGAACCGTTGGCGAGTAA
- a CDS encoding GNAT family N-acetyltransferase: MSVFAQAVHALLDVVRSRAVTWGCRRLYLTSEPDNTAAHSAWTNLGFTNVPGDHNVNGVSVITDFKGPDKSRAVYELIIK; encoded by the coding sequence ATGTCCGTTTTCGCGCAGGCCGTACACGCGTTGCTCGATGTCGTGCGCTCCCGAGCCGTCACATGGGGCTGCAGACGCCTGTACCTCACCTCAGAACCGGACAACACCGCAGCACACTCCGCGTGGACGAACCTTGGCTTCACCAACGTGCCAGGCGATCACAACGTCAACGGTGTCTCCGTCATCACCGACTTCAAAGGCCCTGACAAAAGCCGCGCGGTCTACGAACTGATCATCAAATAG
- a CDS encoding PIG-L deacetylase family protein, with protein MSVLGLSAGERALVVAPHPDDETLGCGGTIARLVADGVDVHVLAVTVRAAPMWGGVSDPVVRQNEFIQACAALGVTTQAMAWIDETGDLDIAARPRALVELIEQHPTASLAILKPDALLIPAAGGFHQDHQVVHRAAFAAARVHARESKHTPSLVLGFRGVEDHWCAQEEPWRVHVNTSAHWYAKEHALRCYTSQLRGGGHPRAIENIRTTDAAAGGALGWHYAEKFVPYRLAY; from the coding sequence GTGAGCGTCTTGGGACTCAGCGCGGGAGAGCGCGCGTTGGTCGTGGCACCGCATCCCGACGACGAAACCCTGGGCTGCGGCGGAACGATCGCACGGCTGGTCGCCGACGGAGTCGACGTTCACGTGCTCGCCGTCACCGTGCGCGCCGCGCCGATGTGGGGTGGCGTCAGCGACCCAGTCGTGCGCCAGAACGAATTCATCCAGGCGTGCGCCGCGCTGGGCGTCACAACCCAGGCGATGGCCTGGATCGATGAGACCGGTGACCTGGACATCGCCGCTCGGCCTCGGGCCCTCGTCGAGCTGATCGAGCAACACCCAACAGCGTCGCTGGCCATCCTTAAACCGGACGCGCTGCTCATCCCTGCGGCCGGTGGCTTTCACCAAGATCACCAGGTGGTGCACCGGGCCGCGTTCGCCGCCGCGCGGGTCCACGCACGCGAAAGCAAGCACACACCCTCACTCGTCCTCGGATTCCGCGGCGTCGAGGACCACTGGTGCGCCCAGGAGGAGCCCTGGCGTGTCCACGTCAACACCTCGGCGCACTGGTACGCCAAGGAACACGCGCTACGCTGCTACACCTCGCAACTACGCGGCGGAGGTCATCCCCGCGCTATCGAAAACATCCGCACCACCGACGCCGCAGCCGGCGGTGCGCTGGGCTGGCACTATGCCGAGAAATTCGTCCCCTATCGCCTGGCGTACTGA
- a CDS encoding glycosyltransferase family 4 protein — protein sequence MYGLRENGHLAYVLAAGPPSPGDGVEIIRLPRFALPAPATEDVLLTALASTSTVADDARHLLSQVDADLVCWVDATWGLGFLAPHPGIATALMMRVLRTDTYLHQALAHQPDRVLTNSEFLIREATNAGLDTRGWRAVPNALLTPGTPPSATAREHLRTSGPVRIVARAEPHKGIAELITACPHTFERDVEIVLATAGFEYWPGMQQQVIADCQSRARAHPRVRLVADLPWRAVQPFLAGAACTVIASTSPETFCNTALEALSVATPVVTFDLGHVPTLIGNAGAVVPPSAGAAGLWQAVTELLADTEGYQRASQTAIQRAAKHDPAAIAEQFLRVVEPALQRRAD from the coding sequence GTGTACGGCCTGCGCGAAAACGGACATCTTGCCTACGTCCTCGCCGCGGGCCCGCCGTCTCCCGGGGACGGCGTAGAGATCATTCGCCTGCCTCGCTTCGCATTACCCGCACCAGCAACCGAAGACGTTCTCCTGACCGCCCTCGCGAGCACGTCCACGGTCGCCGACGACGCCCGCCACCTGTTGTCCCAAGTGGACGCCGATCTGGTGTGCTGGGTCGACGCCACCTGGGGCCTGGGCTTCCTCGCACCACATCCCGGTATCGCGACCGCCCTGATGATGCGCGTGCTGCGCACCGACACCTACCTGCACCAAGCTCTGGCTCACCAGCCGGATCGAGTGCTGACGAACAGCGAGTTCCTGATCCGTGAGGCCACGAACGCCGGCCTGGACACCAGGGGCTGGCGAGCAGTACCCAACGCGTTGCTGACCCCAGGGACCCCTCCCTCGGCCACGGCGCGAGAACACTTGCGCACCAGTGGCCCGGTGCGGATCGTGGCCCGTGCCGAACCGCACAAGGGCATCGCCGAGCTCATCACCGCCTGCCCGCATACCTTCGAACGGGACGTGGAGATCGTCCTGGCCACAGCCGGTTTCGAGTACTGGCCCGGCATGCAGCAGCAGGTCATCGCCGACTGCCAGAGCCGAGCGCGCGCTCATCCCCGGGTGAGACTGGTGGCCGATCTGCCGTGGCGGGCCGTACAGCCCTTCCTCGCCGGCGCGGCCTGCACCGTGATCGCTTCCACCTCACCAGAGACATTCTGTAACACAGCGCTGGAAGCTCTCAGCGTCGCCACTCCGGTGGTCACCTTCGACCTCGGCCACGTGCCCACCCTGATCGGTAACGCTGGAGCCGTCGTCCCGCCCTCCGCTGGAGCGGCGGGACTCTGGCAGGCGGTGACCGAACTGCTCGCCGACACCGAGGGGTACCAGCGCGCCAGCCAGACCGCGATCCAGCGCGCCGCCAAGCACGATCCGGCCGCGATCGCTGAGCAGTTTCTCCGCGTCGTCGAGCCAGCGCTCCAGCGGAGGGCGGACTAG
- a CDS encoding glycoside hydrolase family 15 protein: MSDEDAVRPHILREYSVLADGYRGAVCGPRGDIVWLCAPLWHDDAVFSRLLGGAGAYVIAPVEPFAWGGYYEPRSLIWRHRWVTTSTIVECRDALARPGQRDRVVLLRRIEAVEREVRLHVMLDVRAGFGQHPTRDLTLDDAGHWTADSGGLRIRWSGAPNATVDNGVLRTEVTVPAGGHHDFVLELSPGRLGDPVEPEFAWRSTETTWSREVPTFDNLVAPRDAQHACAVLRGLTVPRGGMVAAATMSLPERAEQGRNYDYRYTWIRDQCYAGIAAAAAGEQALLDDAVSFMTERILANGDGLRPAYTAEGGTVPDEQRLVDLPGYPGGQTVARGNRVTRQAQLDCYGELLQLLAEAARYGRLDGDRQRAVQLAVAAIGRHWGEPEAGLWELADDWWTHSRLACVAGLKTAARVAHRSDVPAMLSLADAILAETSRRCLHPDGHWQRSPTRTGPDAALLLPPVRGALPGDDPRTRATIAAVLRDLGEDGYLYRFRHSPQPLESDEGAFLLCGFFMALAENQQGNDTAAMRWFERNRAACGTPGLFAEEYDVRQRQLRGNLPQAFVHALLLESCVRLRRAA, encoded by the coding sequence GTGAGCGACGAAGACGCCGTCCGCCCTCACATCCTGCGCGAATACTCCGTGCTCGCCGACGGCTACCGGGGCGCGGTCTGCGGTCCACGCGGCGACATCGTGTGGCTGTGCGCGCCCCTGTGGCACGACGACGCGGTGTTCTCAAGGCTGCTCGGTGGGGCCGGCGCCTACGTGATCGCACCCGTCGAGCCCTTCGCGTGGGGCGGCTACTACGAACCGCGATCACTGATCTGGCGCCACCGGTGGGTGACCACCTCGACCATCGTCGAATGCCGGGACGCCCTGGCCCGGCCCGGCCAGCGCGACCGGGTGGTGCTGCTGCGCCGGATCGAGGCCGTCGAACGCGAAGTGAGGCTGCACGTGATGCTCGACGTCCGAGCCGGTTTCGGCCAGCACCCCACCCGAGATCTCACACTCGACGACGCCGGGCACTGGACCGCAGACAGCGGCGGGCTGCGGATACGCTGGTCCGGCGCGCCAAACGCCACAGTGGACAACGGCGTGCTCCGGACGGAGGTGACCGTTCCCGCCGGCGGGCACCACGACTTCGTCCTCGAACTTTCCCCGGGTCGGCTCGGCGACCCGGTCGAACCCGAATTCGCCTGGCGCAGCACGGAGACGACGTGGTCCCGCGAGGTCCCGACGTTCGACAACCTCGTGGCACCCAGGGACGCGCAACACGCCTGTGCCGTGCTGCGCGGATTGACGGTGCCGCGCGGCGGCATGGTGGCGGCGGCGACGATGTCGTTGCCCGAACGCGCCGAACAAGGCCGCAACTACGACTACCGCTACACGTGGATCCGCGATCAGTGCTACGCCGGGATCGCGGCAGCCGCAGCCGGCGAACAAGCGCTCCTGGACGACGCGGTGTCGTTCATGACCGAACGCATCCTGGCCAACGGCGACGGGCTGCGCCCCGCCTACACCGCCGAGGGCGGCACGGTGCCCGACGAACAGCGGCTGGTCGACCTGCCCGGCTACCCCGGCGGGCAGACCGTCGCCCGCGGGAACCGGGTCACGCGCCAGGCTCAGCTCGACTGCTACGGAGAACTTCTCCAGCTGCTCGCCGAAGCCGCCCGCTACGGGCGGCTGGACGGCGACAGGCAACGCGCCGTGCAGCTGGCCGTCGCCGCCATCGGCCGCCACTGGGGGGAACCGGAGGCCGGGCTGTGGGAGCTCGCCGACGACTGGTGGACACATTCGCGGCTGGCCTGCGTCGCGGGCCTGAAAACGGCGGCGCGGGTCGCCCACCGAAGCGATGTCCCGGCCATGCTGAGCCTCGCGGACGCGATCCTCGCCGAAACCTCGCGACGCTGCCTGCACCCGGACGGTCACTGGCAACGCAGCCCAACCCGGACCGGGCCCGACGCCGCCCTCCTCCTCCCGCCGGTGCGCGGGGCGCTGCCCGGGGACGATCCGCGCACCCGGGCGACCATCGCGGCGGTTCTCCGCGACCTCGGCGAGGACGGCTACCTCTACCGGTTCCGGCACTCCCCGCAGCCCCTGGAGAGCGACGAAGGCGCGTTCCTGCTGTGCGGGTTCTTCATGGCGCTCGCGGAAAACCAGCAGGGCAACGACACCGCCGCGATGCGGTGGTTCGAGCGCAACCGCGCGGCCTGCGGAACACCGGGTTTGTTCGCCGAGGAATACGACGTCCGGCAACGCCAACTCCGCGGGAACCTCCCGCAAGCCTTCGTCCATGCCCTCCTCCTCGAATCCTGCGTGCGCCTGCGCCGAGCCGCGTAG